The following is a genomic window from Collimonas fungivorans Ter331.
CGGCGTGCAGAGCCTAATGGATTACGAAGTGGGCCTGACCGGCGAGATCAGCCAGGGCCAGCTGGAAATCAGGCTGAAAGTGCTGGTGCCGGTGACCAGCCTGTGCCCTTGCTCGAAGCAAATTTCTGCTTATGGCGCGCACAACCAGCGCTCGCACATCACTGTCAACGCGGTGCTGGACGGCGAGATCCAGGTCGATGAGCTGATCGCGAAGATCGAAGCGCAGGCATCCTGCGAACTGTTCGGCCTGCTGAAGCGCCCGGATGAAAAATACGTGACCGAGCGCGCTTATGAAAATCCGAAGTTCGTCGAAGACCTGGTGCGCGACGTCGCGGTGGCCCTGAACAACGAACCGCGCGTGCTGGCCTATGTGCTGGAAGCGGAAAACTTCGAGTCGATCCACAACCATTCGGCGTATGCATTGATCGAACACGACAAGCGCAGCAAGTAAGTGAGGTAAATAAGCACGATTGATCCAAAGCGAGCGGGATGATGTCGATTGCGGCCTCATCCCGCTTTTTTTAAGCGTCCCGCAAGCGGTCCTTCTGCCACAGCACATCGCTGCCGCCATCCGCGCGGTTGAGCACCCGCGACAGCACGAACAGCAAGTCCGACAGGCGGTTCACATACTGCCGCACTTCCTCATTCACCGTTTCACTCTTGCCCAGGCTGACGATGCTGCGTTCCGCGCGCCGGCAGACCGTGCGGCAGACATGCGCCAGCGCTGCCGGGCGGTTGCCGCCTGGCAGGATGAAATCCTTGAGCGGCGGCAGGTCGGCGTTGTATTTTTCCAGCAGGTCGTCGAGCCGGGCCACCTGGGCCGCGCTGACCAGCGCGTAACCGGGAATGCACAGTTCGCCGCCCAGATCGAACAGGTCGTGTTGTATCGATAGCAATGCTTCACGCAGTTCCGCGGCCAGTTGTTCGCACAGCAGCAGGCCCAGCTGCGAGTTCAGCTCGTCGACATCGCCGATAGCCTGGATGCGCAGGCTGTCCTTGCCGGTGCGGCTGCCGTCGCCGAGGCCGGTCGTGCCTTTGTCGCCGGTGCGCGTGGCGATCTTCGAGAGTCGGTTGCCCATGGTTTTCTGTGTTGATTCGGGGTGGAATGCGGGAGGTTGTACTTTACACCAGCAGAGCGCAGTCCCGCAGAGTAAAATTCAAAGGAA
Proteins encoded in this region:
- the folE2 gene encoding GTP cyclohydrolase FolE2; protein product: MNTRDQNLTIPDVQSSVDTRRLAIQRVGVKGVRYPVTVRTAATAQPTIGSWNMYVHLPEQQKGTHMSRFIALLEGLEGPLDVASFGDLMRKMVTLLDAERGRIELTFPYFINKTAPVSGVQSLMDYEVGLTGEISQGQLEIRLKVLVPVTSLCPCSKQISAYGAHNQRSHITVNAVLDGEIQVDELIAKIEAQASCELFGLLKRPDEKYVTERAYENPKFVEDLVRDVAVALNNEPRVLAYVLEAENFESIHNHSAYALIEHDKRSK
- a CDS encoding cob(I)yrinic acid a,c-diamide adenosyltransferase; translated protein: MGNRLSKIATRTGDKGTTGLGDGSRTGKDSLRIQAIGDVDELNSQLGLLLCEQLAAELREALLSIQHDLFDLGGELCIPGYALVSAAQVARLDDLLEKYNADLPPLKDFILPGGNRPAALAHVCRTVCRRAERSIVSLGKSETVNEEVRQYVNRLSDLLFVLSRVLNRADGGSDVLWQKDRLRDA